In Bradyrhizobium erythrophlei, a single genomic region encodes these proteins:
- a CDS encoding MFS transporter, whose product MVVETERDRRGAQSYFAIDGIGPAQKHSLLSSFIGWMFDGYETSTLFLVGGAAMMSLLPSTDAASVQRGVGIAISGTLLGWAVGGAVGSIFADYVGRKRMLVISIAGYSILTAFTALSPNFYCLVALRFLTGLFLGCEWSTGTALIAETWPARARAKALGIMQSGYGFGFLLASGLWLLLQPLLSSEGWRSMFALGVIPAFFLIYIRRELPESQLWLDSQSFRRKSEAVETKLMTKVAPEQKFTLTQVFADSTSRSRLLKTLVLACITVAVFYGTNALIPVYISSIASQAGLNAKYWASMSAVIFNIGAIISYIAAGFICDKVGRKPYMYFIFAGGLVAGPVMFSIPPELTTALVATAVLGFFTLGAFSWMPIYLPELFATRVRATALGFVFNMARFIAFATPIYSAWLFTTFGGPARAVVSLSLLFAVSLIIVFVLPETKGRPLPE is encoded by the coding sequence ATGGTAGTCGAAACGGAACGTGACCGCCGCGGCGCCCAGAGTTATTTTGCAATAGACGGCATCGGTCCAGCACAAAAGCATTCGTTGCTCAGCAGTTTCATCGGCTGGATGTTTGACGGGTACGAAACCAGTACGCTCTTTCTAGTCGGTGGCGCAGCGATGATGTCGCTGTTGCCGTCGACGGACGCCGCTTCAGTTCAGCGGGGAGTCGGCATAGCTATTAGCGGTACCTTGCTCGGCTGGGCAGTGGGCGGCGCGGTGGGTAGCATTTTTGCCGACTATGTCGGTCGAAAACGAATGCTCGTTATCTCGATCGCAGGCTACTCGATTCTGACGGCGTTTACTGCGCTCAGCCCGAATTTCTATTGCCTGGTGGCCCTTCGGTTCCTGACCGGTCTGTTTCTGGGTTGTGAATGGAGTACCGGAACTGCATTGATCGCGGAAACGTGGCCGGCGCGGGCGCGCGCGAAAGCGTTGGGCATCATGCAGTCAGGCTATGGTTTTGGCTTTCTTCTGGCCTCAGGGCTTTGGTTGCTACTGCAACCCTTGCTTAGTAGCGAGGGGTGGCGATCGATGTTTGCTCTTGGCGTCATTCCCGCCTTCTTCCTGATATACATCAGGCGTGAATTGCCTGAATCGCAGCTCTGGTTGGACAGCCAATCGTTTCGTCGGAAAAGCGAGGCGGTTGAAACAAAGCTGATGACGAAAGTTGCGCCCGAGCAAAAGTTTACTTTGACGCAGGTGTTTGCGGATTCGACCTCACGGAGTCGTCTCTTAAAGACGTTAGTCCTCGCATGCATCACGGTCGCTGTGTTCTACGGGACCAATGCGCTAATACCGGTCTACATTTCATCCATTGCGTCACAAGCGGGCTTGAACGCCAAATACTGGGCGAGTATGTCGGCTGTAATTTTTAATATCGGAGCGATCATCAGCTACATTGCGGCCGGCTTTATTTGCGACAAGGTGGGGCGCAAGCCGTACATGTATTTTATTTTCGCCGGCGGGCTCGTCGCCGGCCCCGTCATGTTTTCGATCCCTCCTGAACTAACGACAGCGCTGGTAGCGACCGCGGTTCTCGGGTTCTTCACACTCGGAGCTTTTTCCTGGATGCCGATATACCTGCCGGAGCTATTTGCAACTCGGGTACGAGCCACCGCACTCGGATTCGTATTTAATATGGCACGGTTTATCGCCTTTGCTACCCCGATCTATTCCGCTTGGCTCTTCACTACGTTTGGCGGTCCGGCACGCGCTGTTGTCAGCCTCAGTCTTCTGTTCGCGGTATCGTTGATCATCGTGTTCGTTCTTCCCGAAACTAAAGGAAGGCCGCTCCCCGAATGA
- a CDS encoding helix-turn-helix transcriptional regulator gives MDSQTSTLQRGPEYFAKLAERFGHAPKIVISSNDFHLHHYEVVPGGWRHEPLDYCRIAVQQVGSPRMVRAIDGRSERQLRPAGHISVSPSATSQSWSWDQKMQMSLLFVANHILEELSVEAGIPLDIGMRTPLAEDDKLIRSSVAHLIEEHSRGFGVPQLLIGAAGRHIAAHLLFAYSPERDVDLTGRMADWQLKRAIEFIHSHACEDIGLAELAGSTGLPPHYFCRIFRKTVGIPPYRYLLNCRMEAAKRLLVTSDLAVTAIALEVGFSSHAHFSTAFKRLVGQTPAAYRKAVSPNVVLPS, from the coding sequence ATGGATAGTCAGACGTCCACCTTACAGCGCGGACCGGAATATTTTGCCAAGTTGGCGGAACGGTTTGGGCATGCTCCCAAGATCGTCATCTCCTCGAACGACTTTCATCTCCATCATTACGAAGTTGTACCTGGGGGATGGCGCCACGAGCCGCTCGACTATTGCCGGATCGCAGTACAGCAAGTTGGCTCTCCTCGAATGGTTCGAGCCATCGACGGACGGTCGGAGCGGCAGCTCCGGCCGGCCGGACACATTTCAGTCAGCCCCTCAGCGACGTCGCAAAGCTGGTCGTGGGATCAGAAGATGCAGATGAGCCTGCTCTTTGTCGCGAACCATATCTTGGAAGAACTTTCGGTTGAAGCCGGCATTCCCTTAGACATCGGTATGCGAACTCCGTTAGCTGAAGACGACAAGCTAATAAGATCCTCAGTCGCACATTTGATCGAGGAGCACTCCCGCGGTTTTGGTGTCCCGCAACTTCTCATCGGAGCCGCGGGACGTCATATAGCGGCTCATCTTCTTTTTGCTTACTCGCCAGAAAGGGACGTCGACCTCACCGGCCGAATGGCGGACTGGCAGCTGAAGCGTGCAATCGAATTCATACATTCCCATGCGTGCGAAGATATAGGATTGGCCGAACTTGCAGGTTCAACGGGTTTGCCGCCGCATTATTTCTGCCGGATATTCAGGAAGACTGTCGGCATTCCACCTTACCGCTACCTTTTGAATTGCAGAATGGAGGCGGCCAAGCGGCTTTTGGTCACCAGCGATTTGGCAGTTACTGCGATCGCCCTGGAAGTTGGCTTTTCGAGCCACGCCCATTTCAGCACCGCGTTTAAGCGGCTCGTTGGTCAAACGCCAGCCGCATATCGGAAGGCAGTAAGCCCGAATGTCGTATTACCAAGTTAG
- a CDS encoding LysR family transcriptional regulator, with the protein MHGGNLSAAGRQLGLSLTSVSRQLMALEEVLGTTLVERTTRHLSLIESGLLYYERAKQFFKEVAEAERGLTMQTGVASGR; encoded by the coding sequence ATTCACGGCGGGAATCTGTCAGCCGCAGGCCGTCAGCTGGGTCTTTCCCTGACCTCCGTCAGCCGCCAGCTCATGGCACTCGAAGAGGTCCTCGGCACGACGCTTGTCGAGAGGACGACGCGCCATCTCTCGCTGATTGAGTCGGGTCTACTCTACTACGAACGGGCGAAGCAGTTTTTTAAGGAGGTCGCCGAGGCGGAGCGCGGCCTGACAATGCAGACGGGAGTCGCGTCCGGCCGGTAA
- a CDS encoding MFS transporter produces MAMDSAPHDRSWPIGDDPLSSSISYGLTLVMAIACGVAAANIYYNQPMLGIMEAAFPGQVVVTELVPTATQLGFATGLLLLVPLGDRFERRRLILIQFAALALSLAAAALAPDAWSLVVASVFVGVASSVAQQIVPFAAELAPPGRRGATIGTVMSGLLCGILFGRALAGAIGDHYGWRATFWLGLLLAVAVGLLLAAILPRSHPKTHEGYGALLKSLVIVWREEPELRRATIIQGCLFGSFSVLWTILALQLDVRYRLSAEIAGLFGIVGAVGVLFAPVAGKIADRKGPHAVIGLGSAIMLASWVSFEVWGTIAGLIVGVILLDFGEQGALVSNQHVIYALRPEARNRLNTIFMGGMFVGGAVGSAGASLAWQLAGWAAVCTFGAALVAIALSLHACGRVAEKR; encoded by the coding sequence ATGGCTATGGACAGTGCACCTCACGACCGCTCGTGGCCGATAGGAGACGACCCTCTGTCGTCATCGATCAGCTATGGCTTGACGCTGGTGATGGCGATTGCATGCGGCGTGGCGGCCGCAAACATTTACTATAACCAACCCATGCTCGGCATCATGGAAGCCGCTTTCCCGGGCCAGGTCGTCGTGACCGAGCTCGTGCCAACGGCGACCCAGCTCGGTTTCGCCACCGGCCTTTTGTTGCTGGTGCCGTTGGGAGACCGATTCGAACGACGGCGTCTTATCCTGATTCAGTTCGCGGCACTCGCGCTGTCGCTGGCTGCAGCCGCTCTCGCCCCTGACGCCTGGTCACTCGTGGTTGCATCGGTATTCGTCGGCGTGGCATCAAGCGTGGCACAGCAAATCGTGCCGTTCGCGGCAGAGTTGGCCCCACCCGGCCGCCGGGGTGCGACTATCGGAACCGTGATGAGCGGCCTCCTCTGCGGTATCCTGTTTGGGCGCGCCCTTGCCGGCGCGATTGGCGACCACTATGGCTGGCGCGCCACGTTCTGGCTCGGCTTGCTCCTGGCGGTTGCGGTGGGCTTGTTGTTGGCGGCGATTTTACCAAGAAGTCACCCTAAAACCCACGAAGGCTACGGAGCCCTCCTCAAATCTCTGGTTATCGTCTGGCGGGAAGAGCCGGAATTGCGACGGGCAACGATCATCCAGGGCTGCCTGTTCGGCTCGTTCAGCGTCCTCTGGACTATCCTGGCGCTACAACTCGACGTCCGATACCGCCTCAGCGCCGAAATCGCCGGCCTGTTCGGCATCGTCGGCGCCGTTGGCGTACTCTTTGCGCCTGTCGCCGGGAAGATCGCCGATCGAAAAGGTCCCCATGCCGTCATCGGACTTGGCAGCGCCATCATGCTCGCGTCCTGGGTGTCTTTTGAAGTGTGGGGCACGATCGCCGGCCTGATCGTCGGCGTCATTCTGCTGGACTTCGGCGAGCAAGGTGCGCTGGTCTCGAACCAGCACGTCATTTATGCGCTTCGCCCGGAAGCGCGTAACCGGTTGAACACGATCTTCATGGGCGGAATGTTTGTGGGCGGCGCGGTCGGCTCAGCGGGCGCGAGCCTCGCTTGGCAATTGGCCGGTTGGGCCGCTGTCTGCACTTTTGGGGCAGCCCTGGTCGCTATCGCCCTTTCCCTGCATGCTTGCGGTCGCGTAGCCGAGAAACGCTGA
- a CDS encoding GlcG/HbpS family heme-binding protein, with amino-acid sequence MLIDLSKSSMALDVALSKARELNLEPLAVVVLDSGGNMVAMKREDGAGILRSEIAFSKAWGALGMGFGSRNLMERVRRMPAFFVALASVSNGRVVPVPGGVLIRDDDGKVIGAVGVSGATSDQDELCAVAGIKAAGLNADPGNDVF; translated from the coding sequence ATGCTTATAGATCTCTCAAAATCATCAATGGCCTTGGATGTTGCTCTCAGCAAAGCCCGTGAGCTCAATTTGGAACCCCTCGCGGTCGTGGTTCTGGACAGCGGCGGCAACATGGTTGCAATGAAGCGGGAGGATGGTGCCGGCATATTGCGATCGGAAATAGCGTTCAGCAAGGCTTGGGGTGCGCTTGGCATGGGATTCGGCTCCCGAAATTTGATGGAGAGAGTGAGGAGAATGCCAGCATTCTTTGTGGCACTCGCGTCCGTTAGTAACGGCCGCGTGGTGCCGGTCCCGGGCGGTGTCTTAATTCGCGATGATGACGGCAAGGTTATTGGTGCGGTAGGGGTGTCGGGCGCCACATCCGATCAAGATGAACTGTGCGCCGTTGCTGGCATTAAAGCAGCCGGTCTGAATGCAGATCCCGGCAATGACGTATTCTGA
- a CDS encoding NifU family protein encodes MLESEIRPLLKIHGGGVDLLELSDDGVLRLEFQGACRGCALQSVTYAIGIRQRLLEVDGITDVEMKGVRLSKAALGRTAALYKGYSFRIAR; translated from the coding sequence GTGCTGGAATCTGAGATTCGGCCGCTACTCAAGATTCACGGCGGCGGCGTCGACCTTCTCGAGCTTTCGGACGACGGCGTACTCCGCCTGGAATTCCAAGGGGCGTGCCGCGGGTGTGCCTTGCAAAGCGTGACCTACGCGATCGGAATCCGGCAACGATTGCTTGAAGTCGACGGAATAACTGACGTCGAGATGAAGGGCGTACGGCTTTCAAAGGCCGCGTTAGGCCGGACTGCCGCACTCTACAAAGGCTATTCGTTTCGGATCGCGCGCTAG
- a CDS encoding amidohydrolase family protein: MLLNDVFVFDNAVHMYDLSDENLVRSDSALDRAYHLHLGDVRRTAGQESTYGNGNMFSSFARRWNTADLGRLLFKDSVTDMAMAQAVPLYDVYKRGFAPVEAQYEFAKAFPDRVMFCGGVDPLYPSLDAALAEMDRQVNELGARSFKFYNAHIGQAWRADDQKIAYPMYERARKLGIKVIQFHKGFPISRANLEDLSPLDIQRAATDFPDLTFAIHHLALPYFEETVYIAARFPNVILVLSGTMHLPMIAPWQFQEYMGRLLRDVGADRILWGSEAPLFGNPQPIIEWFWNMRIDPQLQDRYGYPEITEDDKRKILGENQARLFDVDIDQAKASAIARAA; the protein is encoded by the coding sequence ATGCTGCTGAATGATGTTTTCGTATTCGACAACGCCGTACACATGTACGACCTCTCGGACGAAAATCTGGTCCGGAGTGATAGCGCTCTTGATCGCGCTTACCATCTGCATCTGGGAGATGTCCGCAGAACCGCCGGCCAGGAATCCACATACGGAAACGGGAACATGTTTTCCAGTTTTGCCAGACGGTGGAACACAGCCGATCTTGGCCGACTGTTGTTCAAGGATTCAGTTACGGATATGGCGATGGCGCAAGCCGTTCCGCTTTATGATGTCTACAAAAGGGGCTTTGCACCGGTCGAAGCACAATATGAATTCGCAAAAGCCTTTCCCGATCGCGTGATGTTTTGTGGCGGAGTTGATCCGCTCTATCCCAGTCTCGATGCGGCGCTCGCTGAAATGGATCGCCAAGTTAACGAATTGGGAGCGCGCTCATTCAAATTCTACAATGCACATATCGGCCAGGCATGGCGCGCCGATGATCAAAAAATTGCTTATCCGATGTACGAGCGGGCAAGAAAGCTCGGCATCAAGGTCATACAATTCCACAAGGGATTCCCGATCAGTCGAGCAAATCTGGAAGACCTTAGTCCGTTGGATATTCAACGAGCCGCAACTGACTTTCCCGATCTAACATTTGCAATCCACCATCTTGCGCTGCCGTACTTTGAAGAGACTGTCTACATCGCCGCGCGATTTCCGAACGTCATTCTTGTGCTCTCGGGTACGATGCATCTGCCGATGATCGCCCCGTGGCAATTCCAAGAGTATATGGGACGATTGCTGCGGGATGTCGGCGCGGATCGCATCCTGTGGGGGTCGGAGGCGCCGCTTTTTGGAAATCCCCAGCCGATAATCGAGTGGTTCTGGAATATGCGGATCGATCCGCAACTACAGGACCGTTATGGATACCCGGAGATCACCGAAGACGACAAGCGCAAGATTCTCGGCGAAAATCAGGCGCGCTTGTTTGACGTCGATATTGACCAGGCAAAGGCCAGTGCTATCGCGAGAGCCGCATGA
- a CDS encoding LysR family transcriptional regulator encodes MDKFAAMRVFVRIADAGNLSAAGRQLGQSLTSVSRQLMALEEFLGTTLVERTTRHLSLTESGLLYYERAKQILEEVAEAERGLTAQRGVASGRLHVSSPSLLGRLRLAPMLPDFLAEQTQVSIDLMLVDRPVRLAEEGIDVVLRLGPLEDSGLIVRKLDDIQLVVCAAPDYLRRRGEPARPDDLVEHDCLAFGDVPGVAEWSFQDGTVRRSLRIPTRLCANDFDALVSAALAGAGLVRVPSWQVAHYLADGRLRIVLKAYQRSPTPLSILTLRNRLLLPKVRTFVDFLQQHWMRPQPPL; translated from the coding sequence ATGGACAAGTTTGCCGCGATGCGGGTGTTCGTCAGGATTGCGGATGCGGGGAATCTGTCGGCCGCAGGCCGTCAATTGGGCCAATCCCTGACTTCTGTCAGCCGCCAGCTCATGGCGCTCGAAGAGTTTCTCGGCACCACGCTTGTCGAAAGGACCACGCGCCATCTTTCGCTGACGGAGTCCGGTCTGCTTTATTACGAACGGGCGAAGCAGATTTTAGAGGAGGTTGCCGAGGCGGAACGCGGCCTGACGGCGCAGAGGGGAGTCGCATCCGGCCGATTGCATGTAAGCTCTCCGTCGCTGCTCGGGCGGTTGCGCTTGGCGCCAATGCTGCCCGACTTTCTAGCGGAACAGACCCAGGTTTCTATCGATCTGATGCTGGTGGATCGGCCGGTGCGTCTTGCCGAGGAAGGTATTGATGTCGTGCTTCGCCTTGGACCGCTAGAAGACTCAGGCCTGATTGTCCGCAAGCTCGACGACATCCAGCTTGTTGTCTGCGCTGCGCCGGACTATCTGCGCCGCCGCGGCGAGCCGGCGAGGCCGGACGACCTGGTCGAGCACGACTGTCTGGCCTTCGGCGATGTGCCAGGTGTGGCGGAATGGAGTTTCCAGGACGGCACAGTACGAAGATCTCTGCGCATTCCAACCCGGCTTTGTGCCAATGACTTCGATGCGTTGGTCAGTGCGGCTTTAGCCGGGGCCGGGCTCGTCCGAGTGCCGTCATGGCAGGTTGCGCATTATCTCGCCGACGGACGGCTCAGGATAGTGCTCAAGGCCTATCAGCGGTCGCCCACGCCATTGAGCATCCTTACCCTGCGCAACCGCCTGCTTCTGCCGAAGGTACGCACCTTCGTAGATTTTTTGCAGCAGCACTGGATGCGTCCGCAACCGCCTCTCTGA
- a CDS encoding GntR family transcriptional regulator → MFAMIDGHQMRRARRSRTPLYAQIVEKLRYQIISGVYPPEKQLPSETSLTKDFGVSRVTVRQALAELEDTGFIYKHQGRGTFVSGTHVRQQLSSGAQTIVEALRQQGIEPSIKVVSLEHVAPDEEVASALETTDEEVVKLVRLFCNGDIPIAQATLHLPLSMSGVAYLLAKNIDKQTTYTILENSLGLVIKEAKHIIKTVTLDEPSAANLHMRVGDICLGMNRITYSAQGSVLEFTRLIYPPDRMRFEINLPRASDTQVLSLVSTETAE, encoded by the coding sequence ATGTTCGCCATGATTGACGGTCATCAAATGCGACGAGCTCGGAGATCTAGGACACCTCTGTATGCGCAGATCGTGGAGAAACTGCGTTATCAGATTATCTCAGGTGTCTATCCGCCAGAGAAACAATTACCCAGCGAGACAAGTCTCACCAAGGATTTTGGCGTCAGCCGTGTTACCGTTCGTCAAGCACTCGCCGAGCTTGAGGACACAGGCTTTATCTACAAGCATCAAGGGCGAGGTACGTTCGTCAGTGGCACGCATGTCAGACAGCAACTTTCGAGCGGGGCGCAAACAATCGTCGAAGCGTTACGGCAGCAAGGCATCGAGCCCTCAATAAAGGTGGTAAGCCTAGAGCACGTCGCGCCTGATGAGGAGGTGGCCTCCGCTTTGGAGACGACGGATGAAGAAGTCGTCAAGCTGGTTCGGCTCTTTTGCAATGGGGACATACCTATCGCTCAAGCTACGTTGCACTTGCCTCTGTCAATGAGCGGTGTCGCCTACCTGCTCGCCAAAAATATCGACAAGCAGACGACATACACCATATTGGAAAATTCACTGGGACTAGTCATCAAGGAAGCGAAACACATTATCAAGACGGTCACACTCGACGAACCGTCCGCTGCCAACCTGCATATGCGCGTCGGCGATATTTGCCTCGGCATGAATCGAATTACCTATTCTGCTCAGGGCTCCGTCCTTGAGTTTACAAGACTAATCTACCCACCCGATCGCATGAGATTCGAAATCAATTTGCCACGCGCAAGCGATACGCAAGTTCTGAGCTTGGTCTCAACTGAAACCGCCGAATGA
- a CDS encoding cupin domain-containing protein, with translation MNPISRRNILAVGAAGGLLAASSAAMGQTSPQLPQPSRAAGVGGNVPGPRDITRDRENPDMLNPPSTDQGTLPNLRFSFADAHTKQSDGGWTRQVTQRELGISTTLAGVEMRLDAGSIRELHWHKQAEWAYMLYGTARITAIDQDGNNFVDDVGVGDLWYFPGGVPHSIQGLGPDGCEFLLVFDDGSFDEDDTFLITDWFKRIPQEVLGKNFGVSGDNFAHLPDPSQRYIFKSEVPGPLGPDRLRGAKPVPLTFKHQLMAQDPIRTKGGTVRIADSSVFKASKNIAVALVEIEPGGMRELHWHPNVDEWQYYIEGQARMGVFAAQGAARTFDYRAGDVGYVPFAMGHYIENTGNTPVRFLEMFRSSYYADLSLDQWMALTPPQLLRAHFPLDQTVMDSLHKKKYPVVPA, from the coding sequence ATGAACCCAATTTCACGTCGCAACATTCTTGCCGTCGGTGCCGCAGGCGGGCTTCTGGCCGCAAGCTCCGCGGCCATGGGGCAGACGAGCCCGCAGCTCCCGCAACCCAGTCGCGCTGCAGGTGTTGGCGGAAACGTCCCGGGCCCACGCGATATCACGCGCGACCGGGAAAATCCCGACATGCTCAATCCGCCGTCGACGGATCAGGGCACGCTGCCGAACTTGCGTTTTTCTTTTGCGGATGCACATACAAAACAGTCCGACGGCGGCTGGACGCGGCAGGTCACTCAGCGCGAGCTCGGCATCTCCACTACACTGGCGGGCGTCGAGATGCGGCTGGACGCCGGCAGTATCCGCGAACTGCATTGGCACAAGCAGGCCGAATGGGCCTACATGCTTTACGGCACCGCCCGCATCACCGCGATTGACCAGGATGGCAATAATTTCGTCGACGACGTGGGCGTCGGCGACCTGTGGTATTTCCCGGGCGGCGTGCCGCATTCGATCCAGGGATTAGGTCCCGACGGCTGCGAATTCCTGCTGGTCTTCGACGATGGATCCTTTGACGAAGATGACACGTTCCTCATCACTGATTGGTTCAAGCGCATCCCCCAAGAGGTGCTAGGCAAGAACTTCGGCGTCTCCGGTGATAACTTTGCGCATCTGCCCGATCCGAGCCAGCGCTACATCTTCAAATCCGAGGTGCCCGGACCGCTCGGTCCTGACAGGCTCAGGGGCGCCAAGCCCGTGCCGCTAACCTTCAAGCATCAGCTCATGGCGCAGGATCCGATCCGCACCAAGGGCGGAACCGTGCGCATCGCCGATTCGAGCGTATTCAAAGCGTCCAAAAATATCGCGGTGGCCTTGGTTGAGATCGAGCCAGGCGGGATGCGCGAACTGCATTGGCATCCCAATGTGGATGAATGGCAATATTACATTGAAGGGCAGGCGCGCATGGGCGTGTTCGCTGCTCAAGGGGCAGCCCGGACATTCGACTACCGGGCCGGCGATGTCGGCTATGTGCCGTTCGCGATGGGCCACTACATCGAGAACACCGGTAACACGCCGGTGCGTTTCCTCGAGATGTTCAGGAGCAGCTATTACGCAGACCTATCCCTCGACCAGTGGATGGCGCTGACGCCGCCGCAACTGCTCCGGGCGCACTTCCCGTTGGACCAGACCGTGATGGATAGCTTGCACAAGAAGAAATATCCGGTCGTGCCTGCCTGA
- a CDS encoding 2-dehydropantoate 2-reductase, with product MKICVFGAGAIGGYMAGELALAGHDVSAIARGPHLAAVQSHGLKLIVDGQTRTVDLPASDDPAAFGPQDVVICALKAQQAHANAGAFAPLLGPKTAVLTAMNGIPWWYFYKEGGRHDGHHLQSVDPGAAQWNAIGPERAIGCVVDPACEVVAPGVIEHRLFKRFTIGEPDGSTSDRILALRDALVSAGFDAPIRDTIRWSIWLKLWGNVCFNPISALTLATLDRVTSEPGLRALCKSIMAEAEAITASLGLTIPKQMMERRLNAAGSVIGHKISMLQDLERGRSMEIDALVTAVQEMGRLVKIATPTIDAVLALVQERGRQAGLYSNDISQVDGNDACSDYRLD from the coding sequence ATGAAGATCTGCGTATTCGGGGCTGGTGCAATCGGCGGTTACATGGCGGGCGAACTCGCATTGGCAGGCCATGATGTATCTGCCATTGCCCGCGGTCCGCATCTAGCGGCCGTTCAAAGCCACGGACTCAAGTTAATCGTGGATGGACAGACGCGCACGGTAGACTTACCGGCGAGCGACGACCCGGCGGCGTTTGGCCCGCAGGATGTCGTAATCTGTGCGCTGAAGGCGCAACAGGCCCACGCCAACGCCGGCGCGTTTGCTCCGCTGCTCGGTCCGAAAACCGCCGTTCTCACAGCGATGAATGGCATTCCCTGGTGGTATTTCTACAAGGAGGGTGGCCGGCACGACGGCCATCATTTGCAAAGCGTCGACCCCGGCGCCGCGCAATGGAATGCGATTGGACCCGAGCGCGCCATCGGCTGCGTCGTCGACCCCGCCTGCGAAGTCGTGGCGCCCGGGGTGATCGAACATCGCCTGTTCAAGCGCTTCACCATCGGCGAGCCCGACGGTTCTACATCGGACCGCATCTTGGCTCTGCGCGATGCGTTGGTTTCGGCCGGCTTCGATGCGCCGATCCGTGACACAATCCGCTGGAGCATCTGGCTCAAGCTGTGGGGCAACGTCTGTTTCAACCCGATCAGCGCTTTGACCCTCGCGACTCTCGATCGCGTCACCTCCGAGCCCGGCTTGCGCGCCCTGTGCAAATCCATCATGGCCGAAGCGGAGGCGATAACTGCATCGCTAGGTCTTACCATTCCAAAACAAATGATGGAGAGGCGGCTGAACGCAGCCGGCTCTGTGATCGGTCACAAAATTTCGATGCTGCAAGACCTCGAACGAGGCCGATCCATGGAGATCGATGCACTCGTCACCGCGGTCCAGGAAATGGGCCGTCTCGTCAAGATCGCAACACCAACGATCGATGCGGTGCTCGCCCTTGTGCAGGAGCGCGGTCGGCAAGCTGGACTCTACAGTAACGACATCAGCCAGGTTGATGGGAACGACGCATGCTCGGATTACAGACTCGATTGA